In Cicer arietinum cultivar CDC Frontier isolate Library 1 chromosome 1, Cicar.CDCFrontier_v2.0, whole genome shotgun sequence, one DNA window encodes the following:
- the LOC101513314 gene encoding nicotianamine synthase-like → MDNTQEVILKKVCKIYDNLSSIENLNPSNDVNDLFTQLVTTCTTSCNEFDVTKLPQEIKEKIAKLITLCGKAEGLLESHYSTIIGTHEKPLNHIKTFPYYPNYLKLTHLEFTMLTKHITQKPSKLAFIGSGPLPLTSIMLATYYLTQTCFHNYDIDPLANSKAYDLISSHQDLSKRMFFHTNNIFYVKNVLKDYNVVFLAALVGMDKKEKTKVINHLAKYMADGAILVVRSAYGARAFLYPIVDPCCDLKGFEVLSIFHPIDEVINSVIVARKCSVNQEVYLKSKCCEVEGFINPLNHGNVIEELSIDEKA, encoded by the coding sequence ATGGACAACACACAAGAAGTGATATTAAAAAAGGTATGTAAAATCTACGACAATCTCTCGAGCATAGAAAACCTTAATCCCTCAAACGATGTGAATGACCTATTTACCCAACTTGTAACAACATGCACCACCTCATgtaatgaatttgatgttacTAAATTACCCcaagaaattaaagaaaaaatagcTAAGCTAATTACCCTTTGTGGAAAAGCTGAAGGACTACTTGAAAGTCATTACTCAACTATAATAGGAACACATGAAAAACCATTAAACCACATAAAAACCTTCCCTTATTACCCCAATTACCTCAAACTCACACATCTAGAATTCACTATGCTCACCAAACACATAACTCAAAAACCTTCAAAACTTGCTTTTATTGGGTCTGGCCCACTTCCTCTAACCTCAATCATGTTAGCAACATATTACCTAACACAAACATGTTTCCACAACTACGACATTGATCCATTGGCAAATTCAAAAGCTTATGATTTAATTTCATCACACCAAGACTTATCAAAAAGAATGTTTTTTCACactaataacattttttatgtgaaaaatGTTCTTAAAGATTATAATGTTGTGTTCTTGGCTGCATTGGTTGGCATggataaaaaggaaaaaacaaaagtGATTAATCATTTGGCCAAATACATGGCTGATGGTGCTATTCTTGTTGTGAGAAGTGCTTATGGTGCTAGAGCTTTTCTATACCCTATTGTTGATCCTTGTTGTGATCTTAAAGGTTTTGAAgttctttcaatttttcatcCAATTGATGAGGTTATAAATTCGGTTATTGTTGCAAGGAAGTGTTCGGTGAATCAAGAGGTTTACTTGAAAAGCAAGTGTTGTGAAGTTGAAGGTTTTATTAATCCTTTGAATCATGGGAATGTTATCGAGGAGTTGAGCATTGATGAGAAAGCTTAA
- the LOC101512989 gene encoding uncharacterized protein: protein MKFINKNNNNNINLKIFYIILICFAVEKCIAHTFKDTSPNIETKFSSQDAYPPKASSISAESPFESPSESPSESPFESPKRQTEPESEHDTFGHSSSFSAAFSDILKGSLRGHSLTMPPPHSHSEAKQSSLSIEQICAHTDYPDVCLATIQPLITHNFEMINVLEAAIKACSLQVKLTITKVDKHAANNPEIANAVAECRDQYNNALENLQRAIDAISSRDLGTITVMLSAVMADVSTCESAFEDLKASPSSTMSSNDGLVSITVSNSLSIANLIPY from the coding sequence ATGAAATTcatcaacaaaaacaacaacaacaatattaacCTGAAAATTTTCTACATAATCCTAATATGTTTTGCAGTAGAAAAATGCATTGCTCACACATTCAAGGACACATCACCAAACATAGAAACAAAATTCAGTTCTCAAGATGCATATCCCCCAAAGGCATCAAGCATATCTGCAGAATCACCTTTTGAATCACCTTCTGAATCACCTTCTGAATCACCTTTTGAATCACCAAAAAGACAAACAGAACCAGAATCAGAACATGATACATTTGGTCACTCATCTTCATTTTCAGCTGCATTCTCAGATATTCTAAAAGGTTCATTACGTGGACACTCATTAACAATGCCTCCTCCACACTCACATTCAGAAGCAAAACAAAGCAGCCTAAGCATTGAACAAATATGTGCACACACTGATTACCCTGACGTTTGTCTCGCCACGATTCAACCTCTTATAACTCACAATTTTGAAATGATTAACGTCCTCGAAGCCGCGATTAAAGCTTGTTCTCTTCAAGTAAAGTTGACAATAACAAAAGTGGATAAACATGCTGCTAATAATCCAGAGATTGCTAATGCAGTTGCTGAGTGTAGGGATCAATACAACAATGCTTTGGAAAATCTTCAGAGAGCAATAGATGCTATTTCGTCGCGCGATCTCGGTACAATTACTGTTATGCTTAGTGCTGTTATGGCTGATGTTTCAACATGTGAAAGTGCTTTTGAGGATCTAAAAGCTTCACCTTCTTCTACCATGTCTAGTAATGATGGTTTAGTTAGTATTACTGTTAGCAATTCTCTTTCTATTGCTAATTTGATTCCTTACTAA